The following are encoded together in the Actinoplanes sp. N902-109 genome:
- a CDS encoding HAD family hydrolase: MTAKRGVLFDVDGTLVDTTYLHAVAWWEALRQNGHDVPMAKIHRGIGMGSDKLIEHLLGDDRDADKDDQLSTAHDILYGAWWERLRPLPGAADLLRAIAGHGLAVVLASSAKSEELTQLRRVVDADDVIAAATSSSDAEQSKPEPDILQAALDQSGVDPQHSIFVGDAVWDVKAAAKLDIPCIGLTCGGTSAAELRDAGAVETYEDPADLLAHLDGSAVKRLF; this comes from the coding sequence ATGACAGCTAAGCGCGGAGTGCTCTTCGACGTCGACGGCACCCTCGTCGACACCACCTACCTGCATGCGGTCGCCTGGTGGGAAGCCCTGCGGCAGAACGGCCACGACGTGCCGATGGCCAAGATCCACCGGGGCATCGGGATGGGGTCCGACAAGCTCATCGAGCACCTGCTCGGCGACGACCGGGACGCAGACAAGGACGACCAGCTGTCCACCGCCCACGACATCCTCTACGGCGCGTGGTGGGAGCGGCTGCGCCCACTGCCCGGCGCGGCCGATCTGCTGCGCGCGATCGCCGGTCACGGCCTCGCGGTCGTGCTCGCCTCCTCGGCCAAGAGCGAGGAGCTGACGCAGCTGCGCCGGGTCGTCGACGCCGACGACGTGATCGCGGCGGCCACGTCCTCCTCGGACGCCGAGCAGAGCAAGCCCGAACCGGACATCCTGCAGGCGGCGCTCGACCAGTCCGGGGTCGACCCGCAGCACAGCATCTTCGTCGGCGACGCGGTGTGGGACGTCAAGGCCGCTGCGAAGCTCGACATCCCGTGCATCGGGCTCACCTGCGGGGGCACCAGCGCCGCCGAGCTGCGCGACGCCGGTGCCGTGGAGACGTACGAGGACCCGGCCGATCTGCTGGCCCACCTCGACGGGTCGGCCGTGAAGCGGCTCTTCTAG
- a CDS encoding SDR family oxidoreductase yields the protein MTQTVVITGASAGVGRAVAIAYARRGARLALIARGSAGLEGASLEARAAGAADVRTYQVDVADAEAVQRAADEVAGTWGGLDVWINDAMTSVFAPTWEISPAEFRRVTEVNYLGTVHGTLAALKHMRPAGHGTVVQIGSALAYRGIPLQSAYCASKHAIQGFNDSLRAELLHDGNRIKLSMVQLPAVNTPQFSWVRTRLPNHPQPVPPIYQPEVIAKGVLWAADKGKRELNIGGPTLKTRLGNIVAPGFLDWYLSRDKTGFQGQQTDAKIDLATWQDNVDKPVDETRDHGAHGIFDDQSRTSSFALWAATHKPLVTGVLGAGAGLVAAGLFRRR from the coding sequence GTGACTCAAACCGTCGTCATCACGGGGGCCAGCGCCGGCGTCGGCCGCGCGGTCGCCATCGCGTACGCCCGCCGGGGCGCCCGCCTCGCCCTGATCGCCCGCGGCAGTGCCGGCCTGGAAGGCGCCTCGCTGGAGGCCCGCGCGGCGGGTGCTGCCGACGTGCGCACCTACCAGGTCGACGTGGCCGACGCCGAGGCCGTGCAGCGCGCGGCCGACGAGGTGGCGGGCACCTGGGGCGGCCTGGACGTCTGGATCAACGACGCGATGACCTCCGTCTTCGCCCCCACCTGGGAGATCAGCCCGGCCGAGTTCCGCCGGGTGACCGAGGTCAACTACCTGGGTACGGTGCATGGCACGCTGGCCGCCCTCAAGCACATGCGCCCGGCCGGTCACGGCACGGTCGTGCAGATCGGCTCGGCGCTGGCCTACCGGGGCATCCCGCTGCAGTCGGCCTACTGCGCGTCCAAGCACGCGATCCAGGGCTTCAACGACTCGCTGCGCGCCGAGCTGCTGCACGACGGCAACAGGATCAAGCTGTCGATGGTCCAGCTCCCCGCGGTCAACACCCCGCAGTTCTCCTGGGTACGCACCCGGCTGCCGAACCACCCGCAACCGGTGCCGCCGATCTACCAGCCCGAGGTCATCGCCAAGGGCGTGCTGTGGGCCGCGGACAAGGGCAAGCGGGAGCTGAACATCGGCGGCCCGACGCTCAAGACCCGGCTGGGCAACATCGTGGCGCCCGGGTTCCTCGACTGGTACCTGTCCCGGGACAAGACCGGCTTCCAGGGACAGCAGACCGACGCGAAGATCGACCTGGCGACCTGGCAGGACAACGTCGACAAGCCGGTGGACGAGACCCGCGACCACGGCGCCCACGGCATCTTCGACGACCAGAGCCGGACCAGCTCGTTCGCGCTGTGGGCGGCCACGCACAAGCCCCTGGTCACCGGGGTGCTGGGCGCCGGCGCCGGCCTGGTCGCCGCGGGGCTGTTCCGGCGGCGCTGA
- a CDS encoding glycosyltransferase translates to MRIAMISEHASPLPAPDGAAGAQQRHVGELSAALAELGHEVRIYVRRDDPGLPAMVGMGPGVQLVHVPAGPPEALAPDLLLPHMGDFAQWLRTEWRDSDWLPDVAHAHYWTSGLAAVTAARQVGVPVVQSFHELGEAAATAKNAGPSRTGYERALGRAVDRVVAQSQDELTGLVRIGVPRARLTVVPAGVDSDRFTPEGPVVERDPERPRILSVGRLVEQKGFGDVIQAMRYVPGAECVVVGGPPAQQLAADPHAKRLRAMAEQYHVADRVRLVGAVPAGDMPRWYRSADLLVAAPWSEQFELAPLEAMACGVPVIGTAVGGLTETVVDGLTGDLVPARDPRALGSALRRLVNDKVRRFAYATAAMDRARQAYSWKRVASQLGSVYSAVAGRRSTEAEAVA, encoded by the coding sequence GTGCGTATCGCCATGATCTCCGAGCACGCGAGCCCGCTGCCCGCCCCGGACGGAGCGGCCGGCGCCCAGCAGCGGCATGTCGGGGAGCTCTCCGCCGCTCTGGCCGAGCTCGGCCACGAGGTGCGCATCTACGTCCGCCGCGACGATCCCGGCCTGCCCGCGATGGTCGGCATGGGTCCGGGCGTCCAGCTCGTGCACGTGCCCGCCGGCCCGCCTGAGGCCCTGGCCCCCGATCTTCTCCTCCCTCATATGGGTGATTTCGCGCAGTGGCTGCGGACCGAGTGGCGGGACAGCGACTGGCTGCCCGACGTGGCGCACGCCCACTACTGGACGAGCGGCCTCGCGGCCGTGACAGCCGCGCGCCAGGTGGGTGTCCCGGTGGTGCAGTCCTTCCACGAGCTGGGCGAGGCCGCCGCCACAGCCAAGAACGCCGGACCGTCCCGTACGGGGTACGAGCGCGCGCTCGGCCGGGCCGTCGACCGGGTCGTGGCGCAGAGCCAGGACGAGCTGACCGGGCTGGTGCGCATCGGCGTGCCCCGCGCCCGGCTGACCGTGGTCCCGGCCGGGGTCGACAGCGACCGCTTCACCCCCGAGGGCCCGGTCGTCGAGCGTGACCCGGAGCGCCCGCGCATCCTGTCGGTCGGCCGGCTGGTCGAGCAGAAGGGCTTCGGCGACGTCATCCAGGCCATGCGGTACGTCCCGGGCGCCGAGTGCGTCGTGGTGGGCGGCCCGCCCGCCCAGCAGCTCGCCGCCGACCCGCACGCCAAGCGGCTGCGCGCCATGGCCGAGCAGTACCACGTCGCCGATCGGGTGCGGCTGGTCGGGGCGGTGCCGGCCGGCGACATGCCGCGCTGGTACCGGTCGGCCGACCTGCTGGTGGCGGCGCCCTGGAGCGAGCAGTTCGAGCTGGCCCCGCTGGAGGCGATGGCCTGCGGCGTCCCGGTGATCGGCACGGCCGTGGGCGGGCTCACCGAGACGGTCGTCGACGGTCTCACCGGTGACCTGGTCCCGGCCCGCGACCCGCGGGCGCTCGGCAGTGCGCTGCGCCGGCTGGTCAACGACAAGGTGCGCCGGTTCGCGTACGCGACCGCGGCGATGGACCGGGCCCGCCAGGCGTACTCCTGGAAGCGGGTCGCCTCGCAGCTGGGCTCGGTCTACTCCGCCGTGGCCGGCCGGCGCAGCACCGAGGCCGAAGCCGTGGCGTAA
- a CDS encoding SpoIIE family protein phosphatase has protein sequence MTTLPVQGAGTPERAPRCADLVAAFPWASTPLGAPDTWDPAVRATIEVLLASPVPMALAYGDTFVLIYNDAYADVLGAKHPLALGSPAAEVHGDAWHTPGLGGVVTDVFRTGQSFLEAEVQVAVPRGGHVEQASFTRGHSVVRDQHGAVAGVLTVAAETTQVTRRLQSLGELTAKLASALTIDDVARVFLSYAMSSFDVDHCVFAVDDGAEFRYVRRIRGEMIDEADERLPPLWKRLGSDADAPVVTVASSGRPAFVSDGTPLAGIATDRHERRVRALAAMPLTTESVHGALTMGYRGAHAWLPAERALLYAIAELVAQATERARRFEAQHGTAQLLQRSMLPEHLPELDRFRIAARYDVGVDGNAAGGDFYDAFDLADGRLAMVLGDVAGHDVRAAAVMGQVRAALRALALTDPAPPTVLAGLDRLVGSLGAESRNEEIFVTVVYGVLDPADGTITLASAGHPPPVLRRAGRGRAGAELVSVPPGAPLGLGGQWRSGTVRLEPGDTILMYSDGVVERRGRPLTEGLEELVTATAAAASGDPRNLCSLATGAVSGRTDDDVAVLAVERAVALSRSATMLVPAEPTGPSRVRQWMTTRLRDWSVPEPVIGAAILCTSELTTNALLHAGTPAQVHIDLSAERLLVSVADTGTRGSVTRARTDALSSRGRGLGLIEELSDTWGTDPTVRGSTVWFEMLIPHGKTG, from the coding sequence ATGACGACGCTGCCCGTCCAGGGCGCCGGGACGCCGGAGCGGGCGCCACGCTGCGCGGATCTCGTCGCTGCCTTCCCGTGGGCCAGTACCCCGCTGGGCGCGCCCGACACCTGGGACCCCGCCGTACGGGCCACGATCGAGGTACTGCTCGCCTCGCCGGTGCCCATGGCGCTGGCCTACGGCGACACGTTCGTCCTGATCTACAACGACGCCTACGCCGACGTGCTGGGCGCCAAGCATCCGCTGGCCCTGGGCAGCCCGGCGGCCGAGGTCCACGGCGACGCCTGGCACACCCCCGGGCTGGGCGGGGTGGTCACCGACGTGTTCCGCACCGGCCAGTCGTTCCTCGAGGCCGAGGTCCAGGTGGCGGTCCCGCGCGGCGGTCACGTCGAGCAGGCGTCGTTCACCCGCGGGCATTCCGTCGTACGGGACCAGCACGGCGCCGTGGCCGGGGTGCTCACCGTGGCGGCCGAGACCACGCAGGTCACCCGGCGGCTGCAGAGCCTCGGCGAGCTCACCGCCAAGCTGGCGTCGGCGCTGACCATCGACGACGTCGCGCGGGTCTTCCTGTCGTACGCGATGAGCTCGTTCGACGTCGATCATTGCGTGTTCGCCGTGGACGACGGCGCCGAGTTCCGCTACGTACGCCGCATCCGGGGCGAGATGATCGACGAGGCGGACGAGCGCCTGCCCCCGCTGTGGAAGCGGCTCGGCAGCGACGCCGACGCCCCGGTGGTCACCGTCGCGAGCAGCGGGCGCCCGGCGTTCGTCTCGGACGGCACGCCGCTGGCCGGCATCGCCACCGACCGGCACGAGCGCCGGGTGCGCGCGCTCGCCGCGATGCCGCTGACCACCGAGTCCGTGCACGGCGCGCTGACCATGGGCTACCGCGGGGCGCACGCCTGGCTGCCGGCCGAGCGCGCCCTGCTCTATGCGATCGCCGAGCTGGTGGCCCAGGCGACCGAGCGGGCCCGCCGGTTCGAGGCCCAGCACGGCACCGCCCAGCTGCTGCAACGCTCGATGCTGCCGGAGCACCTGCCCGAGCTCGACCGGTTCCGCATCGCCGCGCGCTACGACGTGGGCGTCGACGGCAACGCGGCCGGCGGCGACTTCTACGACGCCTTCGACCTGGCCGACGGGCGCCTGGCGATGGTGCTCGGCGACGTGGCCGGGCACGACGTGCGGGCCGCCGCGGTGATGGGCCAGGTCCGGGCGGCTCTGCGCGCGCTCGCCCTGACCGATCCGGCACCGCCGACCGTGCTGGCAGGGCTGGACCGGCTGGTCGGCTCGCTGGGCGCCGAGTCGCGCAACGAGGAGATCTTCGTGACCGTGGTGTACGGGGTGCTCGACCCGGCCGACGGCACGATCACGCTGGCCAGCGCCGGTCACCCGCCACCGGTGCTGCGCCGGGCGGGCCGCGGCCGGGCCGGCGCCGAGCTGGTCTCCGTGCCGCCGGGCGCGCCGCTGGGGCTGGGCGGGCAGTGGCGCTCGGGCACCGTGCGGCTCGAGCCCGGCGACACCATCCTCATGTACAGCGACGGCGTGGTGGAGCGCCGGGGCCGCCCGCTGACCGAGGGTCTCGAGGAGCTGGTGACGGCGACCGCGGCGGCGGCCAGTGGCGACCCCCGCAATCTGTGCTCGCTGGCCACGGGGGCGGTCTCCGGGCGTACCGACGACGACGTCGCCGTCCTGGCGGTGGAGCGGGCGGTTGCCCTCAGCCGGTCCGCGACGATGCTGGTGCCGGCCGAACCGACCGGGCCGAGCCGGGTCCGGCAGTGGATGACCACCCGGCTGCGCGACTGGTCGGTGCCCGAGCCGGTGATCGGCGCGGCCATCCTGTGCACGAGCGAGCTCACCACCAACGCGCTGCTGCACGCGGGCACCCCGGCCCAGGTGCACATCGACCTGAGTGCCGAGCGGCTGCTGGTCTCGGTGGCCGACACCGGCACCCGGGGCAGCGTCACCCGGGCCCGCACCGACGCGCTGAGCAGCCGCGGGCGCGGGCTGGGCCTGATCGAGGAGCTCAGCGACACCTGGGGCACCGACCCCACGGTGCGCGGCTCCACGGTGTGGTTCGAGATGCTGATACCGCACGGCAAAACGGGGTAA
- a CDS encoding SRPBCC family protein codes for MAIVQRTVPAPPDQVFAVLADGWTYSDWVVGTVHIRDVDAGWPAVGSKLHHKAGPWPLSLHDSSEVLQMEPNRLLVLKAGLWPAGEATITMRLEPLGASSTRVTMEETFHAGPLNWVHNKLNDLVLHRRNIESLRRLSDIAVREKSRS; via the coding sequence GTGGCTATCGTGCAGCGTACCGTTCCGGCCCCGCCCGATCAGGTCTTCGCGGTCCTCGCCGACGGCTGGACCTACAGCGACTGGGTGGTGGGCACCGTACACATCCGCGACGTCGACGCCGGCTGGCCCGCCGTGGGCTCGAAGCTGCACCACAAGGCGGGGCCGTGGCCGCTGTCGCTGCACGACTCGTCCGAGGTGCTGCAGATGGAGCCCAACCGGCTGCTGGTGCTCAAGGCGGGTCTGTGGCCGGCCGGCGAGGCGACCATCACGATGCGGCTGGAGCCGCTGGGTGCGTCGTCCACCCGGGTCACCATGGAGGAGACCTTCCACGCCGGCCCGCTGAACTGGGTCCACAACAAGCTCAACGATCTCGTGCTGCACCGCCGCAACATCGAGTCGCTCCGACGTTTGTCGGACATCGCCGTCCGGGAAAAGAGCCGTTCGTGA
- a CDS encoding SRPBCC family protein gives MSTVTESVDVNVPVRTAYNQWTQFEEFPQFMGGVTEIRQLDPTTTHWKTDIDGVKREFDAKITEQLPDERVAWTSTEGSKQAGVVTFHRLDENTTRVTCQMDFEPDGVVEQAGDKLGFLDRQVKGDLKRFKEFIESRGGVESGAWRGEVDRPQP, from the coding sequence GTGAGCACGGTTACCGAGTCCGTCGACGTGAACGTGCCGGTACGCACGGCGTACAACCAGTGGACGCAGTTCGAGGAGTTCCCGCAGTTCATGGGGGGCGTGACGGAGATCCGTCAGCTCGACCCCACGACGACGCACTGGAAGACCGACATCGACGGGGTCAAGCGCGAGTTCGACGCCAAGATCACCGAGCAGCTGCCCGACGAGCGGGTGGCGTGGACCTCCACCGAGGGCAGCAAGCAGGCCGGCGTGGTGACGTTCCACCGCCTCGACGAGAACACCACCCGGGTGACCTGCCAGATGGACTTCGAGCCGGACGGCGTGGTCGAGCAGGCCGGCGACAAGCTGGGCTTCCTCGACCGTCAGGTCAAGGGTGACCTCAAGCGGTTCAAGGAGTTCATCGAGAGCCGGGGCGGCGTCGAGTCCGGCGCGTGGCGCGGCGAGGTGGACCGTCCCCAGCCGTGA
- a CDS encoding DUF6401 family natural product biosynthesis protein has translation MNGLFSGAAARAALRSAHACLNELMSSVGVTGLEAAAQSPGLLATVDQHAAGIRDSLSTDVRPLTPVILAAYAEGVRDAAFKHGWRPPAGLIDWTANDWVLNRLLAVCSLARTLPATAR, from the coding sequence ATGAATGGCCTGTTCAGCGGCGCCGCCGCCCGTGCTGCCCTGCGTTCCGCCCACGCCTGCCTCAACGAGCTGATGTCCTCCGTCGGAGTGACCGGGCTCGAGGCCGCCGCCCAGTCCCCGGGGCTGCTCGCCACCGTCGACCAGCACGCGGCGGGTATCCGCGACAGCCTGTCGACCGATGTCCGGCCGCTGACGCCGGTCATCCTGGCGGCCTACGCCGAGGGGGTGCGCGACGCCGCGTTCAAGCACGGCTGGCGCCCGCCGGCCGGCCTGATCGACTGGACCGCCAACGACTGGGTGCTCAACCGGCTGCTGGCCGTCTGCTCGCTCGCCCGGACGCTGCCCGCCACCGCCCGCTGA
- a CDS encoding TM helix repeat-containing protein, whose product MTGPDVGDALRDMWRSILLFIPALLAFLLILVVGYVLARLLRTVTAKALHRVGFDRAVERGAVGRALGDRIQPSDLCAKIVFYAVMLFALQLAFGIWGPNPVSDLLTALVAWLPRAFVAVVIVVVAAAVGGAVRDLISSALGGLGYGRLLGRVAYGLIVALGVIAALDQVRIATSVTQPVLIAVLATVAGVVIVGVGGGLVRPMQRRWDMWLERASAETAVIREHARTYAEEKARREREAAEQARREEEARVEAARKAEEEARSKAEAERAEAARKAAEAQLEAERKAEQERAEAERKAAAEREEAVRQAARRAEEARARAEEERTRTEEERSRAEEERRRAEEERRRVLEQSAGEQTVAIPVQRRPRDDNPVPGFGPGDDDDDDPTELISDEETQIIKRPPADPPTK is encoded by the coding sequence ATGACTGGCCCTGACGTCGGTGACGCGCTGCGGGACATGTGGCGCTCGATCCTGCTCTTCATCCCGGCCTTGCTGGCGTTCCTGCTGATCCTGGTGGTCGGTTATGTCCTGGCCCGGCTGCTGCGCACGGTCACCGCCAAGGCGCTGCACCGGGTCGGTTTCGACCGGGCGGTGGAGCGCGGCGCCGTGGGCCGGGCGCTCGGCGACCGCATCCAGCCCAGCGACCTCTGCGCCAAGATCGTGTTCTATGCGGTGATGCTGTTCGCGCTGCAGCTCGCGTTCGGCATCTGGGGCCCCAACCCGGTCAGCGACCTGCTCACCGCCCTGGTGGCCTGGTTGCCGCGGGCGTTCGTGGCGGTGGTGATCGTCGTGGTGGCGGCGGCTGTCGGCGGGGCGGTGCGCGACCTGATCAGCAGTGCGCTGGGTGGGCTGGGGTACGGCCGGCTGCTCGGGCGGGTTGCGTACGGACTGATCGTGGCGCTGGGGGTGATCGCGGCGCTGGACCAGGTGCGGATCGCGACCTCGGTCACCCAGCCGGTGCTGATCGCGGTGCTGGCCACGGTGGCCGGTGTGGTGATCGTCGGGGTCGGCGGCGGGCTGGTCCGACCCATGCAGCGGCGCTGGGACATGTGGCTGGAGCGGGCGAGCGCCGAGACGGCCGTGATCCGCGAGCACGCCCGGACGTACGCCGAGGAGAAGGCCCGGCGGGAACGTGAGGCGGCCGAGCAGGCCCGCCGCGAGGAGGAGGCCCGGGTCGAGGCCGCCCGCAAGGCCGAGGAAGAGGCGCGCAGCAAGGCGGAGGCGGAGCGCGCCGAGGCGGCCCGCAAGGCGGCGGAGGCCCAGCTCGAGGCTGAGCGCAAGGCCGAGCAGGAGCGGGCCGAGGCCGAGCGCAAGGCCGCGGCGGAGCGCGAGGAAGCCGTCCGGCAGGCGGCCCGGCGCGCCGAGGAGGCCCGGGCCCGTGCCGAGGAGGAACGCACCCGGACCGAGGAGGAACGCAGCCGGGCTGAGGAGGAACGCCGGCGGGCTGAGGAGGAACGCCGGCGGGTGCTGGAGCAGTCGGCCGGCGAGCAGACGGTGGCCATCCCGGTGCAGCGGCGCCCGCGCGACGACAACCCGGTGCCCGGCTTCGGCCCGGGCGACGACGATGACGACGACCCGACCGAGCTGATCAGCGACGAGGAGACCCAGATCATCAAGCGACCGCCGGCCGACCCGCCCACCAAGTAG
- a CDS encoding YihY/virulence factor BrkB family protein → MTAVVTRLPSKIRQLHWSTWRGVLWRSITGYLDDECGDLAGALTYNAVLAVFPSMIVVVSLVNLVTDGRTAVDTILGILADLGAGSVVSNENFTGVLNTIVAQQSSAKVLLSVGLLGTLWSASGYVGTFTRASNRIYGVQEGRPFWRLRPTQIGLSAIALLLMAVVATGLVISGPLVDAVGNALHAGSTARTAWSIGRWPVLVAILMLLLSLLFWIAPNVQRPRFRWLTVGGAVALAAWALASFGFGLYVANFGSYDKTYGSLGAIIAFLVWLYLANSALMLGVEINAELQRGRALQAGAEHPDPPLPPKVPV, encoded by the coding sequence ATGACCGCAGTCGTGACACGCCTGCCGAGCAAGATCCGGCAACTGCACTGGTCGACCTGGCGTGGCGTGCTGTGGCGCAGCATCACCGGCTACCTCGACGACGAGTGCGGCGACCTCGCCGGGGCGCTCACCTACAACGCGGTTCTCGCCGTGTTCCCCTCGATGATCGTCGTGGTGTCGCTGGTGAACCTGGTGACTGACGGCCGCACCGCGGTCGACACCATCCTCGGCATCCTGGCCGACCTGGGCGCCGGCTCGGTGGTCAGCAACGAGAACTTCACCGGCGTGCTGAACACCATCGTCGCGCAGCAGTCCTCGGCGAAGGTGCTGCTCAGTGTCGGCCTGCTCGGCACGCTGTGGTCGGCGTCGGGCTATGTGGGCACCTTCACCCGGGCCTCGAACCGCATCTACGGCGTGCAGGAGGGCCGCCCGTTCTGGCGGCTGCGGCCCACCCAGATCGGGCTGAGTGCGATCGCCCTGCTGCTGATGGCGGTGGTGGCGACCGGCCTGGTGATCAGCGGCCCGCTCGTCGACGCGGTCGGCAACGCCCTGCACGCCGGCAGCACCGCCCGGACCGCCTGGTCGATCGGGCGCTGGCCGGTGCTGGTGGCGATCCTGATGCTGCTGCTGTCGCTGCTGTTCTGGATCGCCCCGAACGTGCAACGGCCGCGGTTCCGCTGGCTCACGGTGGGTGGTGCGGTCGCGCTGGCGGCGTGGGCGCTCGCGTCGTTCGGCTTCGGCCTGTACGTGGCCAACTTCGGTTCGTACGACAAGACGTACGGCAGCCTCGGCGCGATCATCGCCTTCCTGGTGTGGCTGTACCTGGCGAATTCGGCGCTGATGCTGGGCGTGGAGATCAACGCGGAACTGCAGCGTGGCCGGGCTCTGCAGGCCGGGGCGGAGCACCCCGACCCGCCGCTGCCGCCGAAGGTGCCGGTTTAG
- a CDS encoding ABC transporter ATP-binding protein, which yields MTVIDVDHLQKRYGDHLAVRDVSFSVEAGEIFGILGPNGAGKTTTVECICGLRTPDGGTIRVFGREPHEPELRTRIGVQLQESHLPEKMTVREALELWSAFYPDPADWRTLAGDLGLDGKLKERFGRLSGGQKQRLSIALALIGNPRIAILDELTTGLDPQARRDTWDLIESIRDRGVTLVLVTHFMEEAERLCDRLAVIDAGAVIALDTPAGLVAGLATEQRLRFRPSVPLEDSLLTALPEVTAVRRPGGQVEVTGGGNLLQAVLATLAAHQIIANDLRIDQVSLDDAFVRLTGRTGEEN from the coding sequence ATGACAGTCATCGACGTCGACCACCTTCAGAAACGGTACGGCGACCACCTCGCCGTCCGGGACGTCTCCTTCAGCGTCGAGGCCGGCGAGATCTTCGGGATCCTCGGCCCCAACGGCGCCGGCAAGACCACCACCGTCGAGTGCATCTGCGGCTTGCGCACCCCCGACGGCGGCACGATCCGCGTGTTCGGCCGTGAGCCGCACGAGCCGGAGCTGCGTACCCGGATCGGCGTGCAGCTGCAGGAGAGTCACCTGCCCGAGAAGATGACCGTACGGGAGGCGCTCGAGCTCTGGTCCGCCTTCTACCCCGACCCGGCCGACTGGCGCACCCTGGCCGGTGACCTCGGGCTGGACGGCAAGCTCAAGGAGCGCTTCGGCCGGCTCTCCGGCGGGCAGAAGCAACGGCTGTCCATCGCGCTGGCGCTGATCGGCAACCCGCGCATCGCCATCCTCGACGAGCTGACCACCGGCCTCGACCCGCAGGCGCGCCGGGACACCTGGGACCTGATCGAGTCGATCCGCGACCGCGGCGTGACGCTGGTGCTGGTCACCCATTTCATGGAGGAAGCCGAGCGGCTCTGCGACCGGCTCGCGGTCATCGACGCCGGTGCGGTGATCGCGCTGGATACCCCGGCCGGGCTGGTCGCCGGTCTCGCCACCGAGCAGCGGCTGCGCTTCCGTCCCTCGGTGCCGCTCGAGGACAGCCTGCTCACCGCCCTGCCCGAGGTCACCGCGGTGCGCCGGCCGGGCGGCCAGGTGGAGGTGACCGGCGGCGGCAACCTGCTGCAGGCCGTGCTGGCCACCCTCGCGGCCCATCAGATCATCGCCAACGACCTGCGCATCGACCAGGTCAGCCTGGACGACGCATTCGTCCGGCTGACCGGGCGCACCGGGGAGGAGAACTGA
- a CDS encoding ABC transporter permease, whose protein sequence is MTVFGKLVRSEFRLFLREPVQAFFTLLFPTVLVVILGSIPAFRDADPDLGGIRVIDVYVGIAIVLTLASLGLQVSPMVLATYRERGILRRFATTPVRPGTLLGAQLVTSLAAAAGSVALVLIVGRVAFAVQLPRQPAGFLLAFLLCAGAALALGLVVAAIAPSGKGANSIGTFAFFPLMFFAGLWTPREYFSGVLRTISDFSPMGAGERALGAAMAGSWPAWGSLTVLVAYTVVGGLAAARLFRWE, encoded by the coding sequence ATGACCGTCTTCGGCAAACTGGTCCGCTCGGAGTTCCGGCTGTTCCTGCGCGAGCCCGTGCAGGCGTTCTTCACGCTGCTGTTCCCGACCGTCCTGGTGGTGATCCTCGGCAGCATCCCGGCGTTCCGCGACGCCGACCCGGACCTCGGCGGCATCCGGGTCATCGACGTCTACGTCGGCATCGCGATCGTGCTGACCCTGGCCTCGCTGGGGCTCCAGGTGTCGCCGATGGTGCTGGCCACCTATCGCGAGCGCGGCATCCTGCGGCGCTTCGCCACCACCCCGGTGCGCCCGGGCACGCTGCTCGGCGCCCAGCTGGTCACCAGCCTGGCCGCCGCGGCCGGGTCGGTCGCCCTGGTGCTGATCGTCGGCCGGGTGGCCTTCGCCGTGCAGCTGCCCCGGCAACCCGCCGGTTTCCTGCTCGCGTTCCTGCTCTGCGCCGGGGCCGCGCTGGCGCTCGGGCTGGTGGTGGCGGCGATCGCACCGTCAGGCAAGGGCGCCAACTCGATCGGTACGTTCGCGTTCTTCCCGCTGATGTTCTTCGCCGGCCTGTGGACCCCCCGGGAGTACTTCTCCGGGGTCCTGCGCACGATCAGCGACTTCAGTCCGATGGGTGCGGGGGAGCGGGCGCTGGGCGCGGCCATGGCGGGGTCGTGGCCGGCCTGGGGATCGCTTACCGTGCTGGTGGCGTACACAGTGGTCGGCGGGCTGGCCGCGGCCCGGCTGTTCCGCTGGGAGTAG